The genomic DNA ATGCGTCGCTGTTGCCAGTTGTCGAAACCAATTGCTGGCGCATCCGAGCACCCTCGTTTCCAAATGGCGGTCGAAAGTACTTTGTTTTGAGACCATTGAACATGTCCGATACAGCGTCAATGTCCTGCTTGTATTCCCAGGCAATTGCATCGTTATTCGGCAGACCCTCCATTTTGGGATGAGTGTAGCTGTGCAGAGCCATCTGATGCCCTTGCGTCATCATGTCCTGATAGATGTTGCTCAAATTCGTGGAGGGGTCTCTCAGTGGCGCGCCGACGGTGAAGAAGGTGACTTTGATATTCTCGGATCGGATGACCTCCATGACCTCCTGCGCGTAGGTTGggtcgccgtcatcgatgGCAAACGCAATCGAGTTGGGGCGCTTGcaggcgaagacgaggttgCCGGACGGCAGCTTGCTTGGGATGTGGACATTGTCCGGCACGGACGAGACAATTTGGATCTTGGTCAGAGTGACAGCCTCGTTTGTGTAGAAGCCCTTGAAGGCCAAACCAACCACTCGGGAGCGAACGATGTTGAAATGCGACATGGGGATGTATATGTTGTTACCGGTAGCATAACGGGCCGCCTCAAGTGAGTCCCAAGTCTCTGGGAAAGGTGCAATCGCCTCGTTACACTGTGAGTTGTGTTGTTGCATGGCAATCGTGAACTTGTTGCTCCCCGAGTATGCGATGTGCAGGTAGGAACCATCGTAGGCAGTTATGTCGGCACAAGTGTTCTCGAATTGGGTGTAGTAGGCGAAGTCGGCATCCGGCGCCTTGAGGGTCACCTTGCCCTTTACCCATGTGACTGCAGCGTCGTTGTCCCCGCCATGCCACTGTCCGAGGGAATTTAGGTTCTGGGCTGAAAAGTCGTCGATGAGCTTGGCTGCGGCTGTGCCTCTAGGGGCAGCAACAGTCGATACCGAAGTGCTAGTCAACGGTAACGTCTTGACAATGTACTCGGAAGGCGTGGTACCGCAATAAAACGCCATCGGGCCGAATTGAACAGGGCCAGAAAGTGTAGTGAACAAGATTGAAGACACCTTGGACAAGTCGATCGTGGTAAACTTGGAGAAAGGCAGACTGTAAAGCTTCTCGGTGCCGTCGAATGTCCATCCAAGCTCGCGGGTGGTCTGGAAACCAAAGCTCGTGTCCTCGCCGCTACAAGTTGTTGCCGATGCCAGCTGAACTCCAAACGTTGTCCCGCTGCTGGCCTTGATGCGGAAGGAGATGCCGCCATACCCCTTTGCCTGGGCGTTTGTGCAAGCAGTCTTACTGTAGAAGTAGGACGTGTCCGGTTTGTTAGGGGTCAAGGTGACCCTGTTGCCTCCGACCTcgatcttcttcatcgtTCCATCGTCACTGCTAGGCTGCAGCATGGCGTTGTAGAAAAGGAATGTCAGACGCGACTGAGACTCCCAATCATCGATGAGAAGGTTGCTGCAACTTGACGAGGCGGGCGATGACTGAGCTGTAACTGAGCCGGACACAGTTGACGAGcggctggtgctgctgcttccAGAGAGAGTAGTCGTCCTGGAAGAGGTGGCCGAACTTGAAGAGCGGGCTTGTGAAGTTGACACAGTCGACGAAGTGCGACctgtcgaggtcgacaacGCGGTTGAACTtatggaggaggaggaggaagagttACGACGCGAGGTCGATGAcgtggaggaagaggaggaagagctACGACGCGAGGTCGATGAcgtggaggaagaagaggaagagctACGACGCGAGGTTGATGAcgtggaggaagaggagggggagcgAGTTTgggatgatgacgaagatgTGCTAGATGTCCGAGAGGtagatgaggaggaggaagatgaggagcGAGTTCGGgatgtcgacgaagacgTGCTAGATGTCCGAGAGGTTGAGCTGGTAGAACTagaagacgtacgagatGTAGAGCCTGACTGTGCGTTGGACACCCTACCCGTTGAGCTAGCAGAGACACTACGGGATGTCAAGGTTGACAAAGTGCTTGTTGATATAGCTGATGTAGATGCGCCAGGAGAGGCTGAAATGGACCGAGATGCTGAAGTAGACGAGCTCGCAGCCTCCTCGTTGCAGGTGAATCTGAGATTGCTGAACTCATAGCCGGAGAACTGGGAGTAGGTGGACCAGACGAAGCCCGTGATGCCGTCCAAGTTGGCGCCCGGGAACGAAGACAGGGAGATGCTAACAGTTTGGACTGACCCCGTCAGGCCGGAGATAACAACCCACTGGCTTTGATACTCGTTGTCGGTACATGCTTGTTTGGTCTGGATCTCCACCATAAAGGAGGCGTCCTTGGGTCCCTTGACAGTCAAGGACAATGCTTTGTAGCCCTGGGTGGCTGCTTGGTAACAAGGTAGGGTCTCGTAAAAGTACGAGGAGTGGTCGGGCTTGGGGGTAAACGAGAGTAATCCGCCTGCGAGGGCAATGCTTGACATGGAGTTGTCGTCACTGGTCCATGAAGTCAAGTTGTTAAAACCGGAGGGAGTTGGCCGTGAAAAGTCGTCAATAAGGAAGTTGGAACATTGTGCGTAGACAGCTATTGTGAGGCCAAGTAGGCCGAGCAAAGTGTTGGGGATGAacatgatggcgatggctgCAAGAGTGCAATGCTTTAAAAGAGAGGTCTCCTCGAAGTGAGAAGCGAAAAGAAAGACTGCAAGCCGGTTGGAGATGAtgagacgaggacgatgacaaGACCAACACCAGAGGAGGTGGAAGAACGAGATGCCAGAGATATATATTTCGAGTTATTAGCCTGCGATCCCACGCCCGACCCTACCTGACCGGTGGCGCCGAGGCCTCGTTGTGTGCAAAACCCGTGAAGGTGGCTCTTGGCATGAGCAACACTGCAACTATCCGAAGCCACTATTCCGCTTGATAGAAACAGCAGCAACCGTCGGCCGGCTAGTCCGTGGCTCTCGGGCGATGGGACATTCTAGGTGGGCCCAGGACCGATCGTGGAGCACTAGGGCCCAGAGATGAAGGACAAAGCATGGTGGAACGATCTGCCACTGAAGCGGGCTAAGATCATGCTAGAGGCAGCCTCGAAGGCAAAGCATGGGCTGTCGTTCCCTTAGACGAGGAAAAAAGTTGTGGAGATGAGTGTTCTGCCACTGCCAAGTGAAGCCGGGCAGCGAGATGGAGGATCGTCAAAAAGAGGCGTCGCAGTATTCAGAACCCAGGTCCCTGGGAAGTGGCGTCGCTGGCTGTAACTATGGATGCAACGTATAAAGAGATGTACAAAGGAATTGGCGGCAACTCATCGGGAAAAAGAAGAGTGGGAGGGGCTCAAAGGAGGAAGGCTTTGTTCTTCACTTAGTCAAACAGTTGTTGAAGAGTCTGATTGAGTCAAAAGCAGGATTGAATGAGAACAGAGCGGAAAAACACGAAGGTGACATTCAAGGGCCGCAAAGCCTTGTAATCGTTGACCAAGGCAGGATGAACCGCACCTCGACAAACCTAGTACGCTTCAGCCGTAACCGCCCTGCGAATAGCGCTTGTCTAAACATCATGAGGTTGAAGGCATCGGCGAGGAGCGTCGTTGAGCAGATGAATGACCAAGAGATCCCCTGGCCTTAACCGAGTGAGTGGATGGAACGACGTAAGCTTACCAATATACGACATGGCTCTCCTATCATCTTACTTGAGAGTCCACTAAAGCCCTTCCAAGAGAGCCCGAGAAACTGAGAGATAGAGAGGGTTAAGAGTCGACCCTCGACGAAGGCCATACAAATTGAAGTTCGACCTCCAAGAACGTCTTGTTACAGTGTCTTGATTGTGGTGTGCTGGAATGGTTGGGGGCGCTTTCAGAAATAGACATGAAGGAGCAAAGGACGCCAAGATGAGAAACTCGGAGCCGGCTAGTCTCGACAATCCATGCGCTCGGCAAAGACTGCGAGTGCCACGGGCTCTTGGCGGAGTTGCTCATTGCTTCGAGCCCATAACTGCTGCGAATTGGGAAAGCCAAGAGTTTGTTCCATTCCGCCCATTGCCCATCGtcccggccggcgagggacACAGCAAGGCCTGGGCCTGAGTCTTTCGATACTTGACTTGGCTTGGTTGTAATGGCCTAAGGATGATCCAAAGCTCTAATCAGCCCCTATAGTCAGAGCGTATGCACGCAGAGCTGACGAATGTGGTTCCTTGTGCACTGAGGATAGTAGGGCAAATGAGCCACCTGCCTGCCTGAAGTCACGCATTGCGACCTGAAGGGTTGCATTGGGTCATCCAGTGAATATAACAATAGCTTCTATGGGTTGCGTTAGTTCGACCGACACAAGGAATCACACAACAACTGTGTTTGGGCCATGGATAATGACTCCAGACGCACGCTTTCGATCCGTTTTGCATCCATCGTCAGTTAAATATCAAAGGGCGGACACGCACGCACTGAACAGTGCAGCTCAACAAGAGACATCCGACATTAGCGCCTTAGCTGCAGGGGAGGCTAACTTCGGGAAGACTGCTCGAGTAATTAGAAGACGAACGACCAGCAGGTcccgagacgacggcgacggcgacgatgccgacgtgTATCGAAATCCACTAGGAGCCGGGCTGGGAGATTGGACCAGGGGCTGAGGCGGTTTTCAGATTCTACATCGACGTGGTCAGAGAACCGAGAGTTGGTTGCCAAGACAAATGAGATCAGTGCGAGCATCTTGCAAGTATTGGTGTTTCGAGAGACAGGACCGGGAGCGACTGGCGTGCAGAATTGTTGCTCAAGCGTGTGCTGTGAAAAGGAACATTAATACATTCGTTAGGTCTTTTAACTCCGCAAGCCTCGGGCATAGCGGTAGAGTCGCTTTCTGGCCTGTGCagtgcggtgcggtgcggtgcggtgcgaTGCAGCCACACTAAGTTGGCGGGTCCAGCGACGTGACTAAGCCAAGAGCTCGAGCCGGATAGCGCCGTATTCCAGTGGCTGCTCCAGCCTCTTTCCAGCCCCGGCCGCCAGGCGAACCGACCAACAGAAGATGGCCCTGCGGAAGACACATCACAGCTCCACGACACAGCTGACAGCCCGGTGCGCCCTTTGCTTGGATAGTCATACAACTTCTTCCCAGAAAGAGTTAAGACGCTAGTTACCGCCACGCATGACGAAGACGGCAGCCGCCAGAAGTCAAGAATTTACGATGATTGAGGGCATGTTGACAGAGTCCAAGGGCTGGAAGGGAGGGACAATGGAGACCGCCGGAtgcgtcgtcctcggggtTGAGTAGCGTCGGTTGAGCAGCGGCTGATCGGGTGAATTTGCGATTGTATCCGATTGAGTGCTACATTGAGTTGAAATCAGCTAGCCGACCCCGTTCGGCCTCATGATGCTTCCCGTCACCTTCATCCAATCAAAGACAgtcatcgccctcgacctcgggaTAGACGGCCGACAAGTCGAACATAGACACGAATCTGCGATCGCGGCCGGACGACCACTTGAGATTGCTAATAGCGGGTAAACAATATCAATCTCTTCCGGGGTCTTTTTGTTCCGGTGTTTCTCTCAGAAGAGGAGCGGGCGAGGTGAGTGATGCTCCGGAGGGGGAGATGACGAGAGGAACAGCGCGTGAGGGTGGGTGAGGAACAGAGTTGGAGGGTGCGAATGAGGCCATATGACCTCCAAGCAACCACCCCATGATGAGCTGGCAGCGCACTGGCGGCAGGGCGGTATTTCATCAcgctgtgtgtgtgtgagtgagagagaaagataAGGCCAGAGCCGAAAGGCACATTGCAGGCAGGGCAGCCTTGACCCAGAGCGGCCAGCTGACAGTCTGACAATGGCTCAGAGGCGGAGTGTGTTGATTTGGATGCCAGCATCGTCATGGCCTGG from Colletotrichum higginsianum IMI 349063 chromosome 3, whole genome shotgun sequence includes the following:
- a CDS encoding Glycosyl hydrolase, with protein sequence MLQPSSDDGTMKKIEVGGNRVTLTPNKPDTSYFYSKTACTNAQAKGYGGISFRIKASSGTTFGVQLASATTCSGEDTSFGFQTTRELGWTFDGTEKLYSLPFSKFTTIDLSKVSSILFTTLSGPVQFGPMAFYCGTTPSEYIVKTLPLTSTSVSTVAAPRGTAAAKLIDDFSAQNLNSLGQWHGGDNDAAVTWVKGKVTLKAPDADFAYYTQFENTCADITAYDGSYLHIAYSGSNKFTIAMQQHNSQCNEAIAPFPETWDSLEAARYATGNNIYIPMSHFNIVRSRVVGLAFKGFYTNEAVTLTKIQIVSSVPDNVHIPSKLPSGNLVFACKRPNSIAFAIDDGDPTYAQEVMEVIRSENIKVTFFTVGAPLRDPSTNLSNIYQDMMTQGHQMALHSYTHPKMEGLPNNDAIAWEYKQDIDAVSDMFNGLKTKYFRPPFGNEGARMRQQLVSTTGNSDAYIVNWNIDVEDWLWATSSQPEKQLEAFQRDLEKARSNT